From Candoia aspera isolate rCanAsp1 chromosome 4, rCanAsp1.hap2, whole genome shotgun sequence, a single genomic window includes:
- the SYT5 gene encoding synaptotagmin-5, with product MDSTMNAARRSARMDSEVTESQMEPSINATEMPTKENVFSDMKDKFMNKLGKLPIPPWALATILIVAGLLLLCCCFCICKKCCGKKKKGKKGKDKVKAQINMKEVKELGKSYIDKVQPEVEDLDPSLLQESKGEKTEEKLGKLQYSLDYDFQSTQLVVGIIQAADLPALDIGGTSDPYVKVFLLPEKKKKFETKVHRKTLNPTFNESFTFKVPYSELGGKTLVMAVYDFDRFSKHDAIGEIRIPMNTVDLAHVIEEWRDLQSAEKEEHEKLGDICFSLRYVPTAGKLTVIVLEAKNLKKMDVGGLSDPYVKIHLMQGGKRIKKKKTTIKKNTLNPYYNESFSFEVPFEQIQKVQVVLTVLDYDKLGKNEAIGKIFVGCNATGTELRHWSDMLANPRRPIAQWHTLQPEDEVDAAVGIKTS from the exons ATGG ATTCCACAATGAATGCAGCCCGGAGGTCAGCCAGGATGGATTCAGAAGTGACAGAATCCCAGATGGAACCCTCCATCAATGCCACCGAGATGCCCACCAAGGAGAACGTTTTTTCAGACATGAAAGATAAATTCATGAACAAACTGGGGAAACTGCCAA TACCACCATGGGCTTTGGCCACCATCCTCATTGTTGCTGGCCTCTTGcttctctgctgctgcttctgcattTGTAAAAAATGCTGTGgtaagaagaagaaagggaagaaaggcaAAGACAAAGTCAAGGCACAGATCAATATGAAGGAGGTGAAGGAGTTGGGTAAAAGCTACATTGATAAG gtACAGCCAGAAGTTGAGGATTTAGATCCATCACTGTTACAGGAGTCCAAAGGGGAGAAGACAGAGGAGAAGCTGGGGAAACTCCAGTATTCACTTGATTATGACTTCCAGAGCACACAG CTGGTTGTGGGCATTATACAAGCTGCTGACCTCCCAGCGCTGGACATTGGGGGCACCTCCGATCCTTACGTCAAAGTCTTCCTGCttccagagaaaaagaaaaagtttgaaACCAAAGTCCATCGCAAAACTCTCAACCCCACATTTAATGAATCTTTCACCTTTAAA GTCCCTTATTCAGAACTTGGTGGTAAGACTCTCGTCATGGCTGTCTACGACTTTGACCGCTTCTCCAAGCATGATGCCATTGGCGAGATCCGTATCCCCATGAACACTGTGGACCTGGCACATGTGATTGAGGAGTGGCGAGATCTGCAGTCAGCAGAGAAGGAAGAG cATGAGAAGTTGGGAGACATTTGTTTCTCACTCCGATATGTCCCTACAGCTGGGAAATTGACAGTTATTGTGCTAGAAGCCAAAAATCTCAAAAAGATGGATGTGGGAGGGCTTTCAG ATCCATATGTGAAAATCCATCTCATGCAGGGAGGGAAACGtatcaagaagaagaaaacaactatCAAGAAAAATACCCTGAATCCCTATTATAATGAATCCTTCAGCTTTGAGGTGCCTTTTGAACAAATCCAG AAAGTCCAAGTTGTCCTGACAGTCCTGGATTATGACAAACTAGGCAAGAACGAAGCCATTGGGAAGATCTTTGTGGGCTGTAATGCCACAGGTACTGAGCTGCGCCATTGGTCTGATATGCTGGCCAATCCCCGGAGACCGATTGCCCAGTGGCACACCCTGCAGCCTGAAGATGAGGTGGATGCAGCGGTTGGTATAAAGACCTCTTGA